A window of Infirmifilum lucidum contains these coding sequences:
- a CDS encoding biotin transporter BioY: MGPLDVALVSLFAALTAVGAYVAIPLPFSPVPVTLQTLFVYLSGLVVGSRRGVLSQLVYLLLGTSGLPVFAGGRGGVGVIFGPTGGYLLGFVAGAYIAGLVAERRPPSFKNFLVASLLATAAIYALGVLQLMRVTGIGLEKALLLGAVPFLPGDSAKVLVAVWVALRVRKALPSIRGVPYV; the protein is encoded by the coding sequence ATGGGCCCCCTGGACGTTGCACTTGTGAGCCTCTTCGCTGCCCTCACGGCTGTGGGAGCCTACGTGGCCATCCCCCTGCCCTTCAGCCCCGTACCCGTCACGCTGCAGACCCTATTCGTGTACCTCTCCGGGCTCGTAGTCGGGAGTAGGAGGGGGGTTCTGTCCCAGCTCGTCTACCTCCTGCTCGGCACCTCTGGCTTGCCGGTCTTCGCCGGCGGTAGAGGCGGCGTGGGCGTGATCTTCGGGCCGACAGGGGGATACCTCTTAGGCTTTGTCGCTGGAGCGTACATAGCGGGGCTCGTCGCGGAGCGTAGACCCCCCAGCTTCAAGAATTTCCTGGTGGCCTCCCTCCTGGCCACAGCCGCGATCTACGCCCTGGGAGTACTCCAGTTGATGCGCGTCACGGGGATAGGCCTCGAGAAAGCCTTACTCCTGGGGGCAGTCCCGTTCCTGCCAGGCGACTCCGCGAAAGTACTCGTAGCAGTATGGGTGGCACTCAGAGTCCGGAAAGCACTACCCTCCATACGCGGAGTCCCATATGTATGA
- a CDS encoding S9 family peptidase codes for MSEQSRITRVVEVIASRPYFYLLGPALGRLVFYSNLDGVPGIWVLDPKTYERVKLTREAIHSFAFTRAESREVVFTRDVSKGRELQKPYVAFVDKPEERVIADVPPARVLGISFYGSRVVYIGATAESVDLYMLDFSGGWEKLTTFTAVAFLTDFNGRYAVGHGILSGDPRAYELFIFDVESGRLATYTPRRGSVNLNPVLRGEQVLFESDFEGRKRLYVYDIGSGELRPVAFTHRDYDGYRPVEHVRFGWLGDGRVWAIGKRDGRTSLFVDGRRVNTPRGVTTSFAEVDGRFFVTASSLTRPPQIFEVDPSTGAIRVVVRNALPRGLQRAFRRSYFVRYTSFDGRRIPAFVVESAGNSIPGPTVVYVHGGPWSEVMDSWDPFIASLVVAGYHVVAPNFRGSTGYGEAFRALDIGDPGGGDLEDIVHAGKWAVQRGLASALAVMGYSYGGFSTFLALGKHPEVWKAGVAGAGVVDWEEMYQLSDAYFRKFIDTLFAGRRDLWRERSPITYVDRVSAPLCIIHPANDTRTPLKPVLRYMQRLAEKGAVFEAHILPDTGHFVARVQDRVAVIAPALQFLRRYFPVTPGQQ; via the coding sequence GTGTCAGAGCAGTCGCGGATAACCCGTGTAGTTGAAGTTATTGCCTCCCGCCCGTACTTCTACCTGCTCGGGCCGGCTCTCGGCAGGCTCGTCTTCTACAGCAACCTCGATGGGGTTCCGGGTATCTGGGTGCTAGACCCCAAGACCTACGAGAGAGTCAAGCTGACGCGTGAGGCGATTCACAGCTTTGCCTTCACGAGGGCAGAGAGCAGGGAAGTCGTGTTCACTCGTGATGTATCTAAGGGCAGGGAGTTGCAGAAGCCCTATGTAGCCTTTGTTGACAAGCCCGAGGAAAGGGTGATAGCTGACGTCCCACCAGCCCGTGTGCTCGGGATCTCCTTCTATGGGAGCAGAGTCGTGTACATAGGCGCCACCGCGGAGAGCGTCGACCTGTACATGCTAGACTTCAGCGGGGGCTGGGAGAAGCTGACGACCTTCACGGCAGTGGCCTTCCTGACGGACTTCAACGGGCGCTACGCTGTAGGGCACGGGATACTCTCGGGCGACCCCCGGGCCTACGAGCTGTTCATATTCGACGTCGAGAGCGGCAGGCTCGCAACTTACACCCCCAGGCGCGGGTCAGTAAACCTGAACCCTGTCTTGAGGGGCGAGCAAGTGCTATTCGAGAGCGACTTCGAGGGCAGGAAGAGGCTCTACGTCTACGACATCGGCAGCGGCGAGCTGAGGCCTGTTGCCTTCACCCACCGCGACTACGACGGCTACCGGCCGGTCGAGCACGTCCGCTTCGGGTGGCTGGGCGACGGGAGGGTGTGGGCTATTGGGAAACGCGACGGCAGGACAAGCCTCTTTGTTGACGGGCGTAGAGTGAACACGCCGAGGGGCGTCACGACGAGCTTCGCGGAGGTAGACGGGAGGTTCTTCGTCACAGCCTCGTCTCTCACTAGGCCTCCCCAGATATTCGAGGTAGATCCTAGTACAGGCGCCATCCGCGTTGTAGTCCGCAACGCTCTGCCACGGGGCCTACAGCGCGCATTCAGGAGGAGCTACTTCGTGAGGTACACGTCATTCGACGGGAGGAGGATCCCGGCCTTCGTCGTCGAGAGCGCTGGGAACAGCATCCCAGGCCCTACAGTCGTGTACGTACACGGGGGCCCCTGGAGCGAAGTCATGGACTCGTGGGATCCCTTCATCGCGTCCCTCGTCGTAGCCGGCTACCACGTGGTTGCCCCGAACTTCAGGGGGTCTACGGGCTACGGGGAGGCCTTCCGAGCCCTAGACATCGGTGACCCGGGCGGCGGGGACTTGGAGGACATTGTCCACGCCGGGAAGTGGGCCGTACAGAGGGGGCTGGCTAGCGCTCTGGCGGTCATGGGTTACAGCTACGGCGGCTTCTCCACGTTCCTGGCGCTCGGCAAGCACCCGGAGGTGTGGAAGGCTGGCGTGGCTGGAGCGGGGGTTGTCGACTGGGAGGAGATGTACCAGTTGAGCGACGCATACTTCAGGAAGTTCATAGACACGTTGTTCGCCGGCAGGAGGGATCTGTGGCGCGAGAGGTCTCCCATAACCTACGTGGACAGGGTCTCGGCGCCTCTCTGCATCATACACCCTGCTAACGACACGAGGACGCCGCTCAAGCCTGTTCTCAGGTACATGCAGCGCCTAGCGGAGAAGGGGGCCGTCTTCGAGGCCCACATCCTGCCGGACACAGGCCATTTCGTGGCGCGAGTCCAGGACAGAGTAGCGGTCATAGCCCCCGCGTTGCAGTTCCTGAGGAGATACTTCCCAGTAACTCCGGGGCAACAGTAG
- the udp gene encoding uridine phosphorylase produces MASVSARAPDLGGGLQYHIRCRPGDVAPYVLMPGDPDRVSVISSFWEERREVARHREYTTHTGRYRGAPISATSTGIGGPAASIALEELLRVGAHTFIRVGTTGAIQRDIRVGDVIIATGAVRLDGASGEYVRVEYPALAHYEVVLALVEAAESLGARYHVGVVASTDTFYTGQSRPGFRGYQPSWSPSIMADLQAAGVLSFEMEAATIFTISGVYGARAGAVLAVIANRVTDEFVPEAGVETAVRVANEAGRILYEWDQAKQKRGKKFFHPSLII; encoded by the coding sequence ATGGCCAGTGTCTCCGCTAGAGCCCCCGACCTGGGCGGCGGACTACAGTACCACATCAGGTGCAGGCCCGGCGACGTCGCCCCATACGTCCTGATGCCTGGCGACCCGGATCGAGTCTCAGTGATCTCCAGTTTCTGGGAGGAGAGGCGCGAAGTGGCTAGACACCGCGAGTACACGACACATACTGGGAGGTACAGGGGCGCCCCCATCTCCGCCACGTCGACGGGGATCGGCGGGCCAGCGGCCTCAATAGCGCTGGAGGAGCTACTCAGGGTCGGCGCGCACACGTTCATAAGAGTGGGCACTACAGGGGCAATCCAGCGGGACATAAGAGTTGGAGACGTCATAATAGCCACTGGGGCTGTCAGGCTCGACGGGGCTAGCGGGGAGTACGTCAGGGTAGAGTACCCCGCCCTCGCGCACTACGAAGTCGTACTCGCCCTAGTAGAGGCCGCGGAGAGCCTGGGGGCGAGGTACCACGTCGGGGTGGTCGCCTCGACAGACACCTTCTACACTGGGCAGTCCAGGCCCGGCTTCAGGGGCTACCAGCCGAGTTGGTCCCCTAGCATAATGGCAGACTTGCAGGCCGCGGGCGTCCTGAGCTTCGAGATGGAGGCCGCGACGATATTCACCATCTCGGGCGTCTACGGGGCGAGGGCTGGAGCCGTACTAGCAGTCATAGCTAACAGGGTTACAGACGAGTTTGTCCCGGAGGCAGGAGTCGAGACAGCCGTGAGAGTCGCGAACGAGGCGGGCAGGATACTCTACGAGTGGGATCAGGCGAAGCAGAAACGCGGGAAGAAGTTCTTCCACCCGTCACTCATCATCTGA
- a CDS encoding ATP-binding protein yields the protein MSMYFIDREEELGVLEDALRSGRPELVVVYGRRRVGKTYMLMQLLREAGGVYLVVNYTDPALALNDLARQFTSQVELPYKPLVRDFDDLYGLFEASGVGVVVIDEFQRLHDTGAVAKLQAFWDRVKARSKLKIVLSGSAVGMMERIGLSHESPLYGRASRVLKVGQLGYRAARLFVEDYSEEDKVRAYAVFGGTPGYLALLDGNVALQENVRKLVLSPGAPLREEPLTLLSMELREPSRYMGVLEAIAGGATRLGEIADRAGVGHSEVAKYVRVLERDLDVVERRYPLLEEKRGRARYYLKDNFLNFWFRFVFPNYHLLEIGLQEKLLENINRSLDEYTSRAFESIAIEHFALLAREGVVSFNKVGEWWRGDTEIDFVAVDEKTRTAYFAEVKWSSQPLDRRVLYELSRKAEEFPWHKGTRREVYVLYSRSGFKFTGDSDVLLYSLRDVEALFEKYRPTKRRLH from the coding sequence ATGAGTATGTATTTCATCGACAGAGAGGAAGAGCTTGGAGTCCTAGAAGACGCCCTGAGGAGCGGGAGGCCCGAACTAGTAGTAGTGTACGGTAGGCGCAGGGTCGGCAAGACGTACATGTTGATGCAGCTCCTGAGGGAAGCTGGAGGAGTCTACCTTGTCGTGAACTACACGGATCCCGCACTGGCCCTAAACGACCTGGCGAGGCAGTTTACGAGCCAAGTCGAGCTGCCCTACAAGCCCCTCGTGAGGGACTTCGACGACCTCTACGGGCTGTTCGAGGCCTCGGGAGTCGGCGTCGTGGTGATCGACGAGTTCCAGAGGCTGCACGACACTGGGGCCGTGGCGAAGCTCCAGGCGTTCTGGGATCGTGTGAAGGCCCGCTCGAAGCTGAAGATAGTGCTCTCCGGCTCTGCAGTCGGCATGATGGAGCGCATAGGCCTGTCCCACGAGTCACCCCTCTACGGCAGGGCCTCGAGAGTGCTTAAAGTCGGGCAACTCGGCTACAGGGCTGCGAGGCTATTCGTGGAAGACTACTCCGAGGAGGACAAAGTCAGGGCCTACGCCGTCTTCGGCGGGACTCCAGGGTACCTGGCGCTACTAGACGGCAACGTGGCCCTCCAAGAGAACGTTAGGAAGCTCGTACTCTCGCCTGGCGCCCCCCTGAGAGAGGAGCCGCTCACCCTCCTCTCGATGGAGCTCCGAGAGCCCTCGAGGTACATGGGCGTGCTCGAGGCTATCGCCGGTGGTGCTACTAGGCTCGGCGAGATAGCGGACAGGGCTGGCGTGGGGCACAGTGAAGTCGCCAAGTACGTTAGAGTGCTGGAGCGGGATCTGGACGTCGTGGAGAGGAGGTACCCCCTACTGGAGGAGAAGAGGGGGAGGGCGAGGTACTACCTGAAGGACAACTTCCTTAACTTCTGGTTCAGGTTTGTCTTCCCGAACTACCACCTCCTCGAGATCGGGCTACAGGAGAAACTACTGGAGAATATTAACAGGAGCCTGGACGAGTACACTTCACGGGCCTTCGAGAGTATAGCCATTGAGCACTTCGCGCTCCTGGCGAGGGAGGGGGTCGTGAGCTTCAACAAGGTAGGGGAGTGGTGGAGGGGGGACACCGAGATAGACTTCGTTGCTGTCGACGAGAAGACTAGGACAGCCTACTTCGCGGAAGTCAAGTGGTCGTCCCAGCCTCTAGACAGGAGAGTGCTCTACGAGCTCTCTAGGAAGGCAGAAGAGTTCCCCTGGCACAAGGGCACGCGTAGAGAAGTCTACGTGCTGTACTCGAGGTCAGGCTTCAAGTTCACTGGGGACAGCGACGTGTTACTGTACTCGCTCAGGGACGTGGAAGCCCTCTTCGAGAAGTACAGGCCCACAAAGAGGAGACTACACTAG
- a CDS encoding ABC transporter permease, which yields MRGVVPMVYRQVKRFVNARSRLVITIVQPLIWIVFFGMGWSRAFSFPGARALFGGLDYLTYLASGMVAMTVMTGSFMSGVSVIWDKQFGFLKETLVAPASRSEVILGRALGDALVVNIQAMIVLALLFLVAPGLNPGGVLPAFLYGLLLSLGFASLGIALSVKISSMEGFQMVVNLVTMPLLFMSGIFYPISTMPEWMKAAAYLNPATYAVDGMRYWLTGVSYFNPALDTALLLALTATLLFVGTRAFEKATVED from the coding sequence GTGAGAGGAGTAGTGCCGATGGTATACAGGCAGGTTAAGAGGTTCGTCAACGCGCGCTCCAGGCTGGTTATAACTATAGTCCAGCCTCTAATCTGGATAGTGTTCTTCGGTATGGGGTGGAGCAGGGCCTTCAGCTTCCCGGGGGCCAGGGCCTTATTCGGCGGCCTCGACTACCTCACGTACTTGGCGTCGGGCATGGTCGCCATGACGGTCATGACAGGTTCTTTCATGAGCGGCGTCTCCGTGATATGGGACAAGCAGTTCGGCTTCCTGAAAGAGACTCTAGTGGCTCCAGCCTCGCGCTCGGAAGTTATCCTCGGGCGCGCTCTCGGCGACGCGCTGGTAGTGAACATACAGGCGATGATCGTGCTCGCTCTACTGTTCCTCGTAGCCCCGGGCCTTAACCCTGGAGGCGTGTTACCCGCGTTCCTCTACGGCCTACTGCTCTCCCTGGGCTTCGCCTCTCTCGGGATAGCCCTGTCCGTCAAGATCTCGAGCATGGAGGGCTTCCAGATGGTAGTTAACCTCGTGACAATGCCCCTCCTCTTCATGAGCGGTATCTTCTACCCTATATCCACGATGCCGGAGTGGATGAAAGCTGCAGCCTACTTAAACCCCGCGACGTACGCTGTAGACGGCATGAGGTACTGGCTTACCGGAGTGTCGTACTTCAACCCAGCACTAGACACGGCTCTACTGCTAGCCCTCACGGCAACTCTGCTCTTCGTGGGGACTAGAGCCTTCGAGAAGGCAACTGTAGAAGACTAA
- a CDS encoding DNA polymerase ligase N-terminal domain-containing protein, protein MPRLKFVVHEHDARRAGLHYDLRLEMGGVLKDWAFRKQPPLEIGVKRYGVQQEDHDLMWLDFEGEIKEGYGAGTMRVWDRGEYEILESTGDKLVLRFYGSRLKGTYVLLRFKEGWLFFKTRA, encoded by the coding sequence GTGCCTAGGCTGAAGTTTGTAGTCCACGAGCACGACGCCAGGCGCGCAGGCCTCCACTACGACTTGAGGCTCGAGATGGGCGGCGTGCTGAAGGACTGGGCCTTCAGGAAGCAGCCGCCACTCGAAATTGGGGTTAAGAGGTACGGCGTCCAGCAGGAGGATCACGACTTAATGTGGCTCGACTTCGAGGGCGAGATAAAGGAGGGGTACGGGGCCGGGACTATGAGGGTATGGGACAGGGGGGAGTACGAGATCCTAGAGTCCACCGGCGACAAGCTCGTCTTGAGGTTCTACGGCTCGAGGCTCAAGGGGACGTACGTGCTACTGAGGTTCAAGGAGGGCTGGCTCTTCTTCAAGACCCGGGCATAG